The following coding sequences lie in one Pseudomonas sp. SL4(2022) genomic window:
- the glp gene encoding gephyrin-like molybdotransferase Glp, giving the protein MSCCDKPGLMPVEAALARLLAQAEASAIVETEPVALSDAAGRVLAAPLVAGLALPPWDNSAMDGYALRLADWKGEPLVVSQRIQAGIAPQPLLPGTCARIFTGAPLPAGADTVEMQENAVLGEDGRVAFSEPLKRGQNVRAQGQETRLGDSVLPAGTRLGPIELGLAASLGCAELTVRRRPRVAVLSTGDELVEPGQSLGPGQIYNSNRRLLIAWLQRLGCEVVDGGILLDDLQQTRAALAALSDVDLILSTGGVSVGEADFLGMALREEGELALWKLAIKPGKPLTCGQFRGVPVIGLPGNPASTLVTFGLLARPYLLRRLGVQRVEPLGFPMPAGFTWSKPGNRREYLRARLENGRVVPYPNQSSGVLRSAAWAEGLAEVLENTTLAEGDSLRFIPLSEILG; this is encoded by the coding sequence ATGAGCTGCTGTGACAAACCCGGATTGATGCCCGTCGAGGCGGCGCTGGCGCGTTTGCTGGCGCAGGCCGAGGCCAGTGCGATTGTTGAGACCGAACCAGTTGCCTTGAGCGATGCCGCGGGCAGGGTTTTGGCTGCGCCGCTGGTGGCCGGCTTGGCTCTGCCGCCTTGGGACAACAGCGCCATGGACGGTTACGCCCTGCGCCTGGCCGATTGGAAGGGTGAGCCGCTGGTCGTCAGCCAGCGCATTCAGGCCGGCATTGCGCCGCAGCCGTTGCTGCCCGGCACCTGTGCGCGGATCTTTACCGGCGCGCCGCTGCCAGCCGGCGCTGATACGGTGGAAATGCAGGAAAACGCCGTGCTCGGTGAAGATGGCCGAGTCGCCTTTAGCGAGCCGCTTAAGCGCGGGCAGAACGTGCGTGCCCAGGGTCAGGAAACCCGTCTTGGCGATTCCGTCTTGCCGGCCGGTACTCGTTTAGGCCCGATCGAACTGGGCTTGGCGGCTTCCCTGGGTTGCGCCGAATTGACGGTGCGCCGGCGGCCGCGGGTGGCTGTGTTGTCCACCGGCGATGAGCTGGTCGAGCCTGGTCAGTCGCTGGGGCCAGGACAGATCTACAACAGTAACCGCCGTTTACTGATCGCCTGGCTACAGCGTCTGGGCTGTGAGGTGGTGGATGGCGGCATTCTGCTTGATGACCTGCAACAGACCCGTGCGGCGCTGGCTGCGTTGAGTGATGTTGACCTGATTCTCTCCACTGGTGGCGTGTCTGTGGGCGAGGCGGATTTCCTCGGTATGGCCCTGCGTGAAGAGGGTGAGCTGGCGCTGTGGAAGCTGGCGATCAAACCGGGCAAGCCGCTGACCTGTGGGCAATTTCGCGGTGTGCCAGTGATCGGTCTGCCGGGCAATCCGGCCTCGACCCTGGTGACGTTCGGCCTGCTGGCGCGGCCTTATCTGTTGCGCCGTCTAGGTGTGCAGCGGGTCGAACCGTTGGGCTTTCCGATGCCCGCGGGTTTCACCTGGAGCAAACCGGGCAACCGCCGTGAATACCTGCGCGCGCGCCTGGAAAATGGCCGGGTGGTGCCTTACCCGAACCAGAGCTCCGGGGTGCTGCGCAGCGCGGCCTGGGCTGAGGGGCTTGCCGAAGTGTTGGAAAATACCACCTTGGCCGAGGGCGATAGTCTGCGCTTTATTCCGTTGAGTGAAATCCTCGGGTAG
- the moaB gene encoding molybdenum cofactor biosynthesis protein B: MNHKAEAHFVPLNIAVLTVSDTRSLETDTSGQLFVDRLQAAGHQLAARVLLKDDLYKIRAQVATWIAEDQVQVVLITGGTGFTGRDSTPEAVSCLLDKQVDGFGELFRQISVPDIGTSTIQSRALAGLANGTLVCCLPGSTNACRTAWDGILGEQLDNRHRPCNFVPHLKSVAACESRG, from the coding sequence ATGAACCACAAGGCCGAGGCACATTTCGTGCCCTTGAATATTGCGGTGTTGACCGTCAGTGACACCCGCAGCCTAGAGACTGACACCTCCGGCCAGCTGTTTGTTGATCGCCTGCAGGCGGCCGGCCATCAGCTCGCCGCTCGGGTTTTGCTCAAGGATGATCTTTACAAGATTCGCGCCCAGGTCGCCACCTGGATTGCCGAGGATCAGGTGCAGGTGGTGCTGATTACCGGCGGTACCGGCTTTACCGGCCGCGACAGCACCCCGGAAGCGGTGAGCTGTTTGCTGGACAAACAGGTCGATGGTTTTGGTGAGCTGTTCCGGCAGATTTCCGTGCCTGATATCGGCACTTCCACGATTCAATCCCGCGCTCTGGCCGGCCTGGCCAACGGCACGCTGGTGTGCTGCCTGCCTGGTTCGACCAACGCCTGCCGCACCGCCTGGGACGGTATTCTTGGCGAACAGCTGGATAACCGTCATCGCCCGTGCAATTTCGTTCCGCACCTCAAGTCGGTGGCCGCCTGCGAGAGCCGTGGATGA
- the mobA gene encoding molybdenum cofactor guanylyltransferase MobA, with product MPAPDNLPGCSVLLLAGGRGQRMGGADKGLLDWQGRPLIAWLHERVRPLTDDLLISCNRNAERYAPFADRLVSDEAADYQGPLAGIRAGLRVARHANLLILPCDAPQLDNALLQALLSQAGERAVVIRQGEFLEPLFSIIPCTLRADLERAWQAGERSPQRWLRSLAPLTIDCLPGDQRLANLNTPELLAAADQPPPGNLAGKVSSHAG from the coding sequence ATGCCCGCCCCCGATAACCTGCCCGGCTGTTCCGTATTGCTCCTGGCGGGTGGTCGCGGCCAACGCATGGGCGGTGCCGACAAGGGTTTGCTCGACTGGCAGGGCCGCCCACTGATTGCCTGGCTGCATGAGCGAGTACGGCCGTTGACCGACGACCTGCTTATCTCCTGCAACCGCAACGCCGAGCGTTATGCGCCCTTTGCTGATCGTCTGGTCAGTGATGAGGCCGCGGATTATCAAGGCCCGTTGGCAGGCATTCGTGCTGGTCTGCGTGTGGCCCGACATGCCAACCTGCTGATCCTGCCGTGCGATGCGCCACAGCTGGACAACGCACTGCTTCAGGCCCTGCTGAGCCAGGCCGGTGAGCGCGCGGTGGTGATCCGCCAGGGCGAGTTTCTCGAGCCGCTGTTCAGCATCATCCCCTGTACGTTGCGAGCGGATCTGGAGCGCGCCTGGCAGGCCGGAGAACGCAGCCCGCAACGCTGGTTGCGCAGCCTGGCCCCCCTGACCATCGACTGCCTACCCGGTGATCAGCGCCTGGCCAATCTGAACACCCCGGAGCTGCTTGCAGCGGCTGATCAGCCACCGCCAGGGAACTTGGCTGGAAAAGTTTCGTCACACGCAGGGTAA
- a CDS encoding YgdI/YgdR family lipoprotein, which yields MTQRIIPALLLTLGLLALTGCASPAVITLNDGREIQTIDEPHFDKHSGFYEFEQLDGKRAKVNKDQVRTVKEL from the coding sequence ATGACTCAGCGGATTATTCCGGCATTGCTGCTAACCCTGGGCCTGCTCGCGCTGACAGGCTGCGCATCACCAGCGGTCATAACCCTCAATGACGGCCGCGAAATCCAGACCATCGACGAGCCGCATTTCGACAAGCATTCGGGCTTCTACGAATTCGAACAACTTGATGGTAAACGCGCCAAGGTCAACAAAGACCAGGTACGTACCGTCAAGGAACTCTAA
- a CDS encoding glutaredoxin family protein: MLPECQLLGTLGCHLCEVAEALLMPFVEQGLLVELIDIADKEHWVADYGLRIPVLRRVDTGAELSWPFEAEQIVDFLRVF, encoded by the coding sequence ATGCTTCCGGAATGTCAGTTACTCGGCACACTCGGCTGCCATCTCTGTGAAGTGGCTGAGGCGCTGCTGATGCCCTTTGTCGAACAGGGGCTGCTGGTCGAGCTGATCGATATTGCTGATAAGGAGCACTGGGTTGCTGACTACGGTCTGCGCATCCCTGTGTTGCGCCGCGTTGATACGGGTGCCGAGCTCAGTTGGCCATTTGAGGCTGAGCAGATTGTCGATTTTTTGCGTGTTTTCTGA
- a CDS encoding DUF5610 domain-containing protein has translation MNPLASLSSSPSRSAAATAQPSVRNSAADAQATLANRLAERLGLEPGALAGKANDYTPEKVAGRILGFIEQRLQSEQAAGADPSKLQGLLEQARSGVEKGFAEARKILDGMGVLQGKVASDIDDTYQKIQDGFSALDNRFKPSTPAGSGTVAAAAYRERFAAQAETFDMEVTTRDGDRLRISIAQASANWSQSAVAASSNGASSALVASSQSGSLQIGAWQVSVEGELDDEERGALEKLFGQVQELSDKFYAGDLSGAFDRAMALDMDGEQLASMSLRLTQTTVRQATDAYSAVAQDGGQAASAVNASLMDYAQGLLEALRSASQLTEEGGAKGSLLDLLKGGFSLDERFDSGRLDKAEQLNSRLLDGLQNLLPQALDGSKSLSA, from the coding sequence ATGAATCCGCTGGCCTCGCTTTCATCCTCCCCATCCCGTTCTGCTGCGGCCACTGCCCAGCCGTCCGTTCGCAATTCGGCTGCCGATGCACAGGCCACCTTGGCCAATCGTCTTGCCGAACGCCTTGGTCTTGAACCCGGCGCCCTGGCGGGTAAAGCCAATGACTACACCCCGGAGAAAGTTGCCGGGCGGATTCTCGGCTTTATCGAGCAGCGCTTGCAGAGTGAACAAGCGGCTGGAGCGGATCCGAGCAAGCTGCAGGGTTTGCTGGAGCAGGCGCGCAGTGGTGTGGAAAAGGGCTTTGCCGAAGCCCGCAAGATTCTCGACGGCATGGGTGTGCTGCAAGGCAAGGTGGCGAGCGATATCGACGACACCTACCAGAAAATCCAGGATGGTTTCAGTGCCCTGGATAACCGCTTCAAACCGTCCACGCCCGCCGGCTCTGGCACTGTTGCTGCGGCCGCTTACCGCGAGCGCTTTGCTGCGCAGGCAGAAACCTTCGATATGGAGGTGACGACTCGTGACGGTGATCGTTTGCGTATATCCATTGCCCAGGCTTCAGCCAATTGGTCGCAGAGTGCAGTGGCCGCTAGTAGCAATGGCGCGAGCAGTGCACTGGTCGCCAGCAGCCAGTCCGGCAGCCTGCAGATCGGTGCCTGGCAGGTCAGTGTGGAAGGCGAGTTGGACGATGAGGAGCGCGGTGCACTGGAAAAACTGTTCGGTCAGGTGCAGGAACTCTCCGACAAATTCTACGCTGGCGATTTGTCAGGTGCCTTTGATCGTGCGATGGCACTGGACATGGATGGCGAACAGCTGGCATCGATGTCCTTACGCCTGACTCAAACCACAGTGCGCCAGGCCACTGATGCATACAGTGCGGTGGCTCAGGATGGCGGTCAGGCGGCCAGCGCAGTCAATGCTTCACTGATGGATTACGCCCAGGGTCTGCTTGAAGCGTTGCGCAGTGCCAGTCAGTTGACCGAAGAAGGTGGTGCCAAAGGCAGTTTGCTCGATCTGCTCAAAGGCGGTTTCTCGCTGGATGAACGCTTCGACAGCGGTCGTCTTGATAAGGCTGAGCAGCTCAACAGCCGTTTGTTGGATGGCCTGCAAAACCTTCTCCCCCAGGCATTGGATGGCAGCAAGTCACTGAGTGCCTAG
- a CDS encoding ammonium transporter, whose amino-acid sequence MENINSAVETLIHGSNTLFILLGAVMVLAMHAGFAFLEVGTVRQKNQVNALSKIISDFAVSALAYFFVGYWIAYGVTFLEPASVLTEGNGYALVKFFFLLTFAAAIPAIISGGIAERAKFGPQLCATVLIVAFVYPFFEGMIWNGNYGVQAWLEAQFGATFHDFAGSVVVHAMGGWLAFGAVILLGRRNGRYRDGRLVAFAPSNIPFLALGSWILIIGWFGFNVMSAQTLGSVSGLVAVNTLMAMVGGTVAALLVGRNDPGFLHNGPLAGLVAVCAGSDLMHPVGALVTGAIAGALFVWAFTATQVKWQIDDVLGVWPLHGLCGVWGGIACGIFGQEMLGGLGGVSLASQFVGTALGVVVALIGGVLVYGVLKATVGIRLSQEEEYYGADLSVHKIGAVSQD is encoded by the coding sequence ATGGAAAACATCAACAGTGCTGTGGAAACCCTGATTCACGGCTCCAATACCTTGTTTATCCTGCTCGGCGCCGTGATGGTGCTGGCCATGCATGCCGGCTTTGCCTTTCTCGAGGTGGGGACGGTCAGGCAGAAGAACCAGGTCAACGCCTTGTCGAAGATCATCTCCGACTTTGCCGTGTCGGCCCTGGCGTATTTCTTTGTTGGCTACTGGATTGCCTACGGCGTGACCTTCCTAGAGCCCGCCAGTGTGCTGACGGAAGGCAACGGCTATGCGCTGGTGAAGTTCTTCTTTCTGCTGACCTTTGCGGCGGCCATCCCGGCGATTATTTCCGGTGGTATCGCCGAGCGCGCCAAGTTCGGCCCGCAGTTGTGCGCCACGGTGCTGATCGTAGCCTTCGTCTACCCCTTCTTCGAAGGCATGATCTGGAACGGCAACTACGGCGTGCAGGCCTGGCTGGAGGCGCAGTTTGGCGCAACCTTCCATGACTTCGCCGGTTCCGTTGTGGTGCATGCGATGGGTGGCTGGCTGGCCTTTGGCGCGGTGATCCTGCTGGGGCGCCGTAACGGGCGTTACCGTGATGGCCGCTTGGTTGCTTTTGCCCCGTCAAATATTCCGTTCCTGGCGCTGGGTTCGTGGATTCTGATCATCGGCTGGTTCGGCTTCAACGTGATGAGCGCACAGACCCTGGGCAGTGTCAGTGGTCTGGTGGCGGTCAACACCCTGATGGCGATGGTCGGCGGAACAGTAGCGGCGTTGCTTGTTGGCCGTAACGACCCAGGCTTCCTGCACAACGGTCCGCTGGCTGGCCTGGTGGCGGTGTGTGCCGGGTCTGACTTGATGCACCCTGTCGGCGCTCTGGTTACAGGCGCGATTGCCGGTGCGTTGTTCGTCTGGGCGTTTACCGCGACCCAGGTGAAATGGCAGATCGACGACGTGCTCGGTGTTTGGCCGCTGCACGGTCTGTGCGGCGTGTGGGGCGGTATTGCCTGCGGCATCTTCGGCCAAGAGATGTTGGGCGGCCTGGGCGGCGTCAGCCTGGCCAGCCAGTTTGTCGGCACCGCGCTGGGCGTGGTGGTGGCCTTGATTGGCGGTGTTCTGGTTTATGGTGTGCTGAAGGCTACCGTGGGTATTCGCCTGAGCCAGGAGGAGGAGTACTACGGTGCTGACCTCTCGGTGCACAAGATTGGCGCCGTCAGCCAGGATTGA
- a CDS encoding DUF883 family protein, which produces MARKTPVSSSSDQLLDEFQALVRDTESLLQHSASLAGEQAEELREQIRSSLGRARSTLHNAEDALHARGKAALEATEGYVQTHPWQTLGIAAAIGLLLGMLITRR; this is translated from the coding sequence ATGGCTCGTAAGACCCCCGTATCGTCCAGTTCGGATCAGTTACTCGACGAATTCCAAGCGCTGGTGCGCGACACCGAAAGCTTGTTGCAGCATTCCGCCAGCCTCGCCGGCGAGCAGGCCGAGGAGCTGCGCGAGCAGATCCGCAGCAGCCTTGGCCGCGCGCGCAGCACCCTGCACAACGCCGAAGACGCACTGCATGCTCGCGGCAAGGCGGCTCTTGAAGCCACCGAGGGCTATGTGCAGACTCACCCATGGCAGACCCTCGGTATTGCTGCCGCCATTGGCCTGCTATTGGGCATGCTGATTACTCGGCGCTAA
- a CDS encoding phage holin family protein, with protein sequence MDATPPTPPSRGSSPRRFASALLGLLQGHIALFGEELKEQQSHTLSLLVLTSLSVLFGLLLIIGLSAALLIAFWETHRLLVISALCAFYALGLLGALITLLQRVRNAPAPFSASLEELARDREQLLP encoded by the coding sequence ATGGATGCAACACCGCCCACCCCGCCAAGTCGGGGCAGTTCGCCACGGCGATTTGCCAGCGCCTTGCTGGGGTTATTGCAGGGCCATATCGCGCTGTTTGGCGAAGAGCTTAAAGAGCAGCAAAGCCACACCCTCAGCCTGCTGGTTCTGACCAGTCTGAGCGTGCTGTTCGGTCTGCTGCTGATCATCGGCCTGTCGGCTGCGCTTCTGATTGCCTTCTGGGAGACGCATCGTCTACTGGTTATCAGCGCTCTGTGCGCCTTCTATGCATTGGGCCTGCTGGGCGCCCTGATCACGCTGTTGCAGCGTGTACGCAATGCCCCTGCGCCTTTCAGCGCCAGCCTTGAAGAACTGGCCCGCGACCGTGAGCAACTACTGCCATGA
- a CDS encoding EAL domain-containing protein — protein MFNGQPLAVFQPFIDTATGRIAGVEALARLRSADGRLHSAGPLFSDPKTPPTALRRLDRAVREQALTRFHEAPQDWFLSLNISPRWISRLRPEQALPSLKQLQRSGIDPARIVFEITELGGASSRLPGVVERYREAGARIAIDDFGAGYSQLDRVLALQPDILKLDMRLFQQAARGGPSSEIVKALAQMAEKTGCWIIAEGVETEAELDFALECGARYVQGYLFAKPEEAFFSSSAFVKRFAQLRDHYVQQKLAERARLMTLRQQLGELMNSFKTWIESGSEPDQLPQPHTSPWLLRIYQCDRHGTQLTANLEWREHSWHSDARYVGHNWSWRPYFYQLLAEGWEERRLILSSTYRDATTNQYCMTAGQFIDNGKRLLLIDIDAAGF, from the coding sequence GTGTTCAACGGTCAACCGCTTGCTGTTTTCCAACCTTTTATTGATACCGCCACCGGACGCATTGCCGGTGTCGAGGCACTCGCGCGCCTGCGCAGCGCTGATGGCCGGCTGCACTCGGCAGGCCCGCTGTTCAGTGACCCGAAAACCCCACCGACGGCCCTGCGCCGCCTCGACCGCGCAGTGCGCGAACAAGCCCTGACGCGCTTTCATGAAGCCCCGCAAGACTGGTTTCTCAGCCTGAATATCTCGCCACGCTGGATAAGTCGGCTGCGCCCCGAACAAGCCTTGCCCAGCCTCAAACAGTTGCAACGCAGTGGCATCGACCCTGCACGTATCGTCTTTGAAATCACCGAACTGGGCGGCGCCAGCTCACGCCTACCGGGTGTGGTGGAACGCTATCGAGAAGCCGGCGCACGCATCGCCATCGACGACTTCGGTGCCGGCTACTCGCAACTAGACCGCGTGCTGGCCCTGCAGCCGGACATCCTCAAGCTGGACATGCGCCTGTTTCAGCAGGCCGCACGCGGCGGCCCGAGCAGCGAGATCGTCAAGGCGCTGGCGCAGATGGCGGAAAAGACCGGCTGCTGGATCATTGCCGAAGGCGTGGAGACTGAGGCCGAGCTGGATTTCGCCCTGGAGTGCGGCGCGCGTTATGTGCAGGGCTATCTGTTTGCCAAACCCGAAGAGGCCTTTTTCAGCAGCAGCGCATTCGTCAAACGTTTTGCCCAGCTGCGCGACCACTATGTGCAGCAAAAACTCGCCGAACGCGCACGACTGATGACCCTGCGCCAGCAGCTCGGTGAGCTGATGAACAGTTTCAAGACCTGGATCGAAAGCGGCTCAGAGCCTGATCAGCTACCGCAACCGCACACCTCCCCCTGGCTGCTGCGCATCTACCAATGCGACCGCCACGGCACCCAACTGACCGCCAACCTGGAGTGGCGCGAGCACAGCTGGCACAGCGATGCGCGTTACGTCGGGCATAACTGGTCCTGGCGGCCGTACTTCTATCAACTGCTGGCCGAGGGCTGGGAGGAACGCCGGCTGATTCTCTCCAGCACCTACCGTGATGCCACCACCAACCAGTACTGCATGACGGCCGGACAATTCATCGACAACGGTAAACGCTTGTTGCTGATTGACATCGACGCTGCCGGTTTTTAG
- a CDS encoding deoxyguanosinetriphosphate triphosphohydrolase, with product MDWQTLLNRERLGKPTHSVAELGRTPFHKDHDRIIFSGAFRRLGRKTQVHPVSSNDHIHTRLTHSLEVSCVGRSLGMRVGEMIRDALPDWCEPSDLGMVVQSACLAHDIGNPPFGHSGEDAIRHWFQQAAGRGWLDSMSAAERGDFLSFEGNAQGFRVLTQLEYHQFDGGTRLTYATLGTYLKYPWTARHAEALGYKKHKFGCYQSELPLLEQIASKLGLPQLEEQRWARHPLVYLMEAADDICYGLIDLEDGLEMELLDYSEVEALLLDLVGDDLPETYRQLGPDDSKRRKLAILRGKAIEHLTNAAAEAFVEQQDALLAGTLQGDLVEHMHGTAKRCVQSAKDMARQKIFQDKRKTLHEIGAYTTLEILLNAFCGAALEQHGGRTPSFKNRRILDLLGNNAPDPNWPLYRSFLRMIDFIAGMTDSYATEMAREMTGRSSPV from the coding sequence TTGGATTGGCAAACCCTGCTCAACCGTGAACGACTCGGCAAGCCGACGCACAGCGTCGCCGAACTGGGCCGCACCCCGTTTCACAAAGACCATGACCGCATCATCTTCTCCGGCGCCTTCCGCCGCCTAGGCCGTAAGACCCAGGTGCACCCGGTCTCCAGCAACGACCATATCCACACCCGCCTGACCCACTCGCTGGAAGTCAGCTGCGTGGGCCGTTCGCTGGGTATGCGCGTTGGCGAGATGATTCGCGATGCCCTGCCGGACTGGTGCGAGCCGAGCGACCTGGGCATGGTCGTGCAGTCCGCCTGCCTGGCCCACGACATTGGTAATCCGCCCTTTGGCCACTCTGGCGAAGACGCCATCCGCCACTGGTTCCAGCAGGCCGCCGGACGCGGCTGGCTGGACTCGATGAGCGCGGCCGAGCGCGGTGACTTTCTCAGTTTCGAGGGCAATGCCCAAGGCTTTCGTGTACTCACCCAGCTGGAATACCACCAGTTCGACGGCGGTACCCGACTGACCTACGCAACCCTCGGCACCTACCTCAAGTACCCCTGGACCGCACGCCACGCCGAGGCGCTGGGCTACAAGAAGCATAAATTCGGCTGCTACCAGAGTGAGTTGCCGCTGCTTGAGCAGATCGCCAGCAAACTCGGTCTACCGCAACTGGAAGAACAACGCTGGGCGCGCCATCCGCTGGTCTATCTGATGGAGGCGGCAGACGACATCTGCTACGGCCTGATCGACCTGGAAGACGGCCTGGAAATGGAGCTGCTCGATTACAGCGAAGTCGAGGCGCTGTTGCTCGATCTGGTCGGCGATGACCTGCCGGAAACCTACCGCCAGCTTGGCCCGGACGACTCCAAGCGGCGCAAACTGGCGATCCTGCGCGGCAAGGCCATCGAACACCTGACCAATGCCGCCGCCGAGGCCTTTGTCGAGCAGCAGGACGCCCTGCTTGCCGGCACCTTGCAGGGGGATTTGGTCGAACATATGCACGGCACCGCCAAGCGTTGCGTGCAGAGCGCAAAGGACATGGCCCGGCAGAAAATCTTCCAGGACAAGCGCAAAACCCTGCACGAAATCGGCGCCTACACCACCCTGGAAATTCTGCTCAACGCCTTCTGTGGCGCTGCACTGGAGCAGCATGGTGGGCGCACGCCATCCTTCAAGAACCGGCGTATTCTCGACTTGCTCGGCAACAACGCACCTGATCCAAACTGGCCGCTGTACCGCTCATTCCTGCGCATGATCGACTTTATCGCAGGCATGACCGACAGCTACGCTACTGAAATGGCCCGTGAAATGACGGGCCGCTCGAGTCCGGTGTAA
- a CDS encoding FUSC family protein, with protein MSSVLRQTFSWHAGPPAWGPAMVAGLGCALPLLLGLFSAHPGFLWASAGAFQAAQANPLHRLGMLRMLMLCGLGACSAGLGFWSASHPYASLLIFALFGFLLAWLQRFGSEAGKLGIGLAICLCLGQGQQGLGSLNNPYAIAMLFILGGLWVMLLAFGLRGMHGLRMWPYMPRFISIFKVLRHHAKRLPQQKWRLHALGCTLAFALSGLIVNLAELHRGYWLTLTVVTTLQLDFQGSLVRAVQSVLASLGAAALLILLGHSLQNPALMVATLLPLIALSRALQANHYGLFVLQTTVCFVLLAESLAHDWQLPQVRLFNSLIGVALALLVALLVHGLERWLQRRNPPSTRHMPRSDTPA; from the coding sequence ATGAGTAGCGTGCTGCGACAAACCTTCAGCTGGCATGCCGGGCCTCCTGCCTGGGGCCCGGCCATGGTCGCTGGCCTGGGCTGTGCCCTGCCTTTGCTCCTCGGCTTGTTCAGTGCCCACCCCGGTTTTCTCTGGGCCTCGGCGGGCGCCTTCCAGGCTGCCCAGGCCAATCCACTGCACCGCCTGGGCATGTTGCGCATGCTGATGCTATGCGGCCTGGGCGCCTGCAGCGCTGGACTGGGCTTCTGGTCGGCCAGCCATCCCTATGCCAGCTTGTTGATCTTTGCCCTGTTCGGTTTTCTACTGGCCTGGTTGCAGCGCTTTGGCAGCGAAGCCGGCAAACTGGGTATCGGCCTGGCCATCTGCCTGTGCCTGGGCCAAGGCCAGCAAGGCCTGGGTTCACTGAACAACCCCTACGCCATCGCCATGCTGTTTATCCTCGGTGGACTCTGGGTGATGCTGCTGGCCTTCGGCCTACGAGGCATGCATGGCCTGCGCATGTGGCCGTACATGCCGCGCTTTATCAGCATCTTCAAGGTGCTCAGGCATCACGCCAAGCGCCTGCCGCAGCAGAAGTGGCGGCTGCATGCGCTGGGCTGCACCTTGGCATTCGCCCTCTCCGGACTGATTGTCAATCTGGCCGAACTTCACCGCGGCTACTGGTTGACGCTGACAGTCGTGACCACCTTGCAGCTGGATTTTCAGGGCAGCCTGGTGCGTGCGGTGCAGTCAGTGCTCGCCAGCCTGGGTGCTGCAGCACTGCTGATCCTGCTCGGCCACAGCCTGCAGAACCCGGCACTGATGGTCGCCACGCTGCTGCCATTGATTGCCCTGAGTCGCGCCTTGCAGGCCAACCACTATGGGCTTTTTGTGCTGCAGACCACCGTGTGTTTCGTACTCCTCGCCGAAAGCCTGGCGCATGATTGGCAGTTGCCCCAGGTACGCCTCTTCAACAGCCTCATAGGCGTCGCCCTGGCCTTGCTGGTGGCACTGCTGGTGCATGGCCTGGAGCGCTGGCTGCAAAGGCGAAATCCGCCCTCGACACGCCACATGCCTCGTTCTGACACACCAGCCTGA